One window from the genome of Megalobrama amblycephala isolate DHTTF-2021 linkage group LG4, ASM1881202v1, whole genome shotgun sequence encodes:
- the zgc:113208 gene encoding uncharacterized protein zgc:113208 produces MSDEDERDGKKMKRKKGPDDSKAPVKKRQKINDKNEGQSSAVKKPRALAGKADSTKTKVKLSGKDKDKEKNKDYKKNNSDGGKNASEIKRNEKGQLVFKDHTEFTPNMSPKEVLQAGSFGGTYFRPIYSSITKQHYKDVWQELPEEWLDGLDISKQVASSTYRENVNTYNVKCGGSLEMWESSGWIVPQDPYGWFQWYCRFYQGRRTVDDARQISRWAKCAGLKGRWRQNLITKVVRSGCAYDNPGVSPVVRQTLQHWGYKLTLEDYKEGAKRVKLK; encoded by the exons ATGAGTGACGAGGATGAAAGAGACGGTAAgaagatgaaaagaaaaaaaggtccGGATGATTCAAAGGCGCCTGTGAAGAAGAGAcagaaaataaatgacaaaaacgaGGGACAGAGCAGCGCAGTTAAGAAACCACGag CTCTCGCTGGTAAAGCTGACTCTACAAAAACTAAAGTAAAGCTCTCTGGCAAAGACAAGGACAAAGAGAAAAATAAGGATTATAAGAAAAACAACTCAGATGGTGGCAAAAATGCCTCTGAAATAAAGAGGAATGAGAAAGGTCAACTTGTGTTTAAAG ACCACACAGAGTTCACACCTAACATGAGTCCCAAAGAGGTTTTACAGGCAGGCAGTTTCGGGGGTACCTATTTCAGGCCTATCTACTCCAGTATCACAA AGCAACATTACAAAGATGTTTGGCAGGAGCTTCCCGAAGAATGGTTGGATGGACTAGACATCTCTAAACAG GTGGCTTCTTCCACATACAGGGAAAACGTGAACACCTATAATGTAAAATGCGGAGGCAGTCTAGAGATGTGGGAAAGCAGTGGCTGGATCGTGCCCCAGGATCCATACGGCTGGTTCCAGTGGTACTGCAG GTTTTACCAGGGCAGACGAACAGTGGATGATGCGCGCCAGATCAGTCGCTGGGCCAAATGTGCCGGACTCAAAGGTCGGTGGCGGCAGAATCTCATCACAAAAGTGGTCCGGTCGGGTTGCGCTTATGACAACCCCGGTGTTTCGCCGGTGGTCAGACAGACTCTGCAGCACTGGGGCTACAAACTCACCCTGGAGGACTATAAGGAAGGAGCAAAGAGAGTCaaacttaaataa
- the casp22 gene encoding caspase-22, whose protein sequence is MAEKVLEKIRIRLRDGLTVPVIKCLLDDLQEKKVLNCGEIEEIAQTKTRSDQARDLVDFVKKKGPKASEILLKCLEIQDEHLYNSLNIDGHSEIPETGVTSSNIPITLGSTDKPSNADEEYKMDSNPRGLCVIINNENFKDPEDKRHGSQNDVDSLKDLFKDLGFLVEIKKDQTASDIKQLMIKYKDCHHADCFVCCVLSHGDETGVLGVDEEICPVNAITSPFDGVNCPSLLGKPKVFFIQACRGHKMQIKVLAADGPGASRMQKSGNVSYSIPKDSDFLIAMSTVEGCVSLRNENSGSWFIQSLCKHLKQGSTRGQDILRILTKVNNEVSQREGKVTINEVEIDAKMTPQPLFTLRKLLVFRAPKAAASK, encoded by the exons ATGGCAG AAAAAGTCTTGGAAAAAATACGGATTCGACTGAGAGATGGTTTGACCGTGCCTGTTATCAAATGTTTGTTGGATGATCTTCAGGAGAAGAAAGTGCTAAACTGTGGCGAGATTGAAGAAATTGCACAGACCAAAACGCGAAGTGATCAAGCTCGAGATCTGGTTgattttgtgaagaaaaagggGCCGAAAGCAAGTGAAATTCTGCTCAAATGTTTAGAGATCCAGGACGAGCATTTGTACAACAGCCTAAACATAGACGGTCATTCAGAAATTCCCGAAACAGGAGTGACATCTAGTAACATACCTATAACGTTAGGTAGTACAG aTAAACCAAGCAATGCG GATGAGGAGTACAAAATGGACAGTAATCCACGTGGACTTTgtgtaattattaataatgagaACTTTAAAGACCCAGAGGATAAACGACATGGATCCCAAAATGATGTTG attctctgaaagACTTGTTTAAAGATTTGGGCTTTCTGGTTGAAATCAAGAAAGATCAGACCGCATCTGACATAAAACAGCTCATGATCAAATACAAGGATTGCCATCATGCAGACTGCTTTGTCTGTTGTGTGTTGAGTCATGGAGATGAGACTGGTGTCCTGGGAGTGGATGAGGAAATATGTCCCGTGAATGCTATCACCTCCCCATTTGATGGAGTCAACTGCCCCTCTCTTCTTGGCAAACCTAAAGTCTTCTTTATCCAAGCATGTAGAGGGCATAAGATGCAGATTAAAGTGCTGGCTGCAGATGGTCCTGGTGCCAGTCGTATGCAGAAATCTGGCAATGTATCATACAGCATTCCCAAAGATTCTGATTTTCTGATTGCCATGTCCACGGTTGAGGGATGTGTGTCGCTTCGTAATGAAAACAGTGGGTCATGGTTTATACAGTCCCTTTGCAAGCATTTAAAACAGGGAAGTACACG AGGCCAGGACATCTTGAGGATCCTCACTAAAGTCAATAATGAAGTAAGCCAGAGAGAGGGCAAGGTAACCATTAACGAGGTTGAAATAGATGCAAAGATGACCCCTCAGCCCCTTTTCACTCTGAGAAAGCTTCTTGTTTTCAGAGCTCCGAAG GCTGCTGCTTCTAAATAG
- the nono gene encoding non-POU domain-containing octamer-binding protein isoform X1: MQGNRGPRSEQQNHGPPRQQQPNPQQEQQRKPSGTDSNGQHTDAGEQSSPNDAFTIDLQNFRKPGEKTYTQRSRLFVGNLPTGTTEEDVEKLFSKYGKPSEIFINKDRGFGFIRLETKTLADIAKAELDDTVFRGRQIRVRFATHGAALTVKNLPQFVSNELLEEAFSMFGPIERAIVIVDDRGRPTGKGIVEFANKPSARKALDRCGDGAFLLTAFPRPVTVEPMEQLDEDEGLPERLINKNPLYHKEREQPPRFAQPGSFEYEYAMRWKALMEMEKQQFEQVDRNIKEAQEKLETEMEAARHEHQVMLMRQDLLRRQEELRRMEEAHSQEVQKRKQMELRQEEERRRREEELRAHSEDLMRRQQGQGGNFSEKRDPDMRMQMGGQGMAMNRSPMGGNPTAAGTAGMASSEQGSAGNPGGLPLPFPRSGPMDFGPNKRRRF, translated from the exons ATGCAAGGAAACAGAGGACCACGTTCAGAGCAGCAGAATCACGGCCCACCCCGACAGCAGCAGCCCAACCCCCAACAAGAGCAGCAGAGGAAGCCCTCAGGAACCGACAGCAATGGACAGCACACTGATGCTGGAGAGCAGAGTAGCCCGA ATGATGCTTTCACTATAGACCTGCAGAACTTCAGGAAGCCAGGAGAGAAGACCTACACACAGAGGAGTCGGCTGTTTGTGGGAAACCTGCCGACTGGAACCACAGAGGAGGATGTGGAGAAGCTCTTCTCTAAGTATGGCAAACCGTCTGAGATCTTTATCAACAAGGACAGAGGCTTTGGCTTCATCAGGCTG GAAACGAAGACGCTTGCGGACATAGCAAAGGCAGAACTGGACGACACCGTCTTTCGTGGTCGCCAGATCCGTGTGCGTTTTGCCACACATGGCGCTGCACTGACGGTTAAGAACTTGCCTCAGTTTGTGTCCAATGAGCTCCTGGAGGAGGCCTTCTCCATGTTCGGTCCAATCGAACGGGCCATTGTCATTGTCGATGACCGTGGCAGGCCAACTGGGAAGGGCATTGTGGAGTTTGCCAACAAACCGTCTGCCAGAAAAGCTCTGGACCGTTGCGGAGATGGAGCATTTCTTCTCACTGC ATTCCCCCGGCCTGTTACTGTTGAGCCGATGGAGCAGCTCGATGAGGATGAGGGACTTCCTGAGAGACTTATTAATAAAAACCCACTATATCACAA AGAGCGTGAGCAGCCACCCCGATTCGCCCAGCCAGGTTCATTTGAGTATGAGTATGCGATGCGCTGGAAGGCCTTAATGGAAATGGAAAAGCAGCAGTTCGAACAGGTTGATCGAAACATCAAAGAGGCTCAAGAGAAGCTGGAGACCGAAATGGAAGCAGCACGACATGAGCACCAAGTCATGCTGATGAGACAAG ATCTCTTGCGCAGACAGGAAGAGTTGAGGAGAATGGAGGAGGCTCACAGCCAGGAGGTGCAGAAACGGAAACAGATGGAGCTGCGTCAGGAAGAGGAGCGACGGAGGAGAGAGGAGGAGCTCCGTGCCCACTCCGAGGACCTGATGAGGAGGCAGCAGGGGCAGGGAGGAAACTTCTCTGAGAAA AGGGATCCAGACATGAGGATGCAAATGGGAG GTCAGGGAATGGCTATGAACAGGAGCCCGATGGGTGGAAATCCCACAGCCGCAGGAACTGCCGGCATGGCTTCCAGTGAG caGGGGTCTGCCGGTAATCCAGGTGGTCTCCCTCTTCCTTTCCCTCGTTCTGGACCTATGGACTTTGGGCCCAACAAACGCCGCAGATTCTGA
- the tnfsf10l4 gene encoding tumor necrosis factor (ligand) superfamily, member 10 like 4, protein MTSNLPVSPNYSQLDENKSENKNAKGQYIFFLILILLLGTETFITAFLLYDFSEDIHRTRESGRDGGYPIHCLSTDVTLPADQAGIASCDLLNQELKQTARQRLLLDIQNYVLGTLEEHNITEVFKPAVHVGAKQELKQYQRLQKNDETPALDRIQWDNMNGQFSQEGLMRLSPEGEIAVPHDGIYFVFSQVNFETQIGQNMHFTQYLYKRTASYPQPVMLAKAVVTPCVSVRSDVQLYSNHQGALFRLEKGDRLSLYVLNISAVRFPQESTYFGAFMIN, encoded by the exons ATGACATCAAACCTACCAGTCAGCCCCAATTATAGCCAACTGGACGAAAACAAAtctgaaaacaaaaatgcaaaagggcagtacatttttttcttgattCTGATTTTATTGTTAGGCACTGAGACGTTTATCACAGCTTTTCTTCTTTATGACTTCTCGGAGGATATTCACAGA acTCGTGAATCAGGCAGAGATGGAGGGTATCCAATCCACTGTCTCTCCACAGATGTTACTCTACCAGCAGATCAAGCAGGTATCGCAAGTTGTGACTTGCTCAATCAAGAACTGAAACAAACTGCACGGCAG AGGCTGTTGCTAGACATACAAAATTATGTACTGGGGACATTAGAAG AACATAACATCACTGAGGTTTTCAAACCAGCTGTGCACGTTGGGGCAAAACAAGAGCTTAAGCAATATCAAAGGCTTCAGAAAAATG ACGAAACTCCTGCACTGGATCGTATCCAGTGGGACAATATGAATGGCCAATTCAGTCAGGAAGGGTTAATGCGCTTGAGCCCCGAAGGAGAAATAGCGGTGCCACACGACGGGATTTACTTTGTTTTCTCTCAGGTTAATTTCGAAACACAAATAGGACAGAATATGCACTTTACGCAATACTTATACAAGAGGACAGCATCCTATCCACAACCAGTGATGCTCGCAAAAGCCGTAGTGACTCCTTGTGTGAGCGTAAGGTCTGATGTACAGCTTTATTCCAACCACCAGGGGGCGCTGTTCCGCTTAGAAAAAGGCGACAGGCTCTCATTGTACGTGCTGAATATAAGCGCCGTGCGCTTCCCTCAGGAATCCACTTACTTTGGGGCATTCATGATTAACTAG
- the nono gene encoding non-POU domain-containing octamer-binding protein isoform X2 encodes MQGNRGPRSEQQNHGPPRQQQPNPQQEQQRKPSGTDSNGQHTDAGEQSSPNDAFTIDLQNFRKPGEKTYTQRSRLFVGNLPTGTTEEDVEKLFSKYGKPSEIFINKDRGFGFIRLETKTLADIAKAELDDTVFRGRQIRVRFATHGAALTVKNLPQFVSNELLEEAFSMFGPIERAIVIVDDRGRPTGKGIVEFANKPSARKALDRCGDGAFLLTAFPRPVTVEPMEQLDEDEGLPERLINKNPLYHKEREQPPRFAQPGSFEYEYAMRWKALMEMEKQQFEQVDRNIKEAQEKLETEMEAARHEHQVMLMRQDLLRRQEELRRMEEAHSQEVQKRKQMELRQEEERRRREEELRAHSEDLMRRQQGQGGNFSEKRDPDMRMQMGGQGMAMNRSPMGGNPTAAGTAGMASSEGSAGNPGGLPLPFPRSGPMDFGPNKRRRF; translated from the exons ATGCAAGGAAACAGAGGACCACGTTCAGAGCAGCAGAATCACGGCCCACCCCGACAGCAGCAGCCCAACCCCCAACAAGAGCAGCAGAGGAAGCCCTCAGGAACCGACAGCAATGGACAGCACACTGATGCTGGAGAGCAGAGTAGCCCGA ATGATGCTTTCACTATAGACCTGCAGAACTTCAGGAAGCCAGGAGAGAAGACCTACACACAGAGGAGTCGGCTGTTTGTGGGAAACCTGCCGACTGGAACCACAGAGGAGGATGTGGAGAAGCTCTTCTCTAAGTATGGCAAACCGTCTGAGATCTTTATCAACAAGGACAGAGGCTTTGGCTTCATCAGGCTG GAAACGAAGACGCTTGCGGACATAGCAAAGGCAGAACTGGACGACACCGTCTTTCGTGGTCGCCAGATCCGTGTGCGTTTTGCCACACATGGCGCTGCACTGACGGTTAAGAACTTGCCTCAGTTTGTGTCCAATGAGCTCCTGGAGGAGGCCTTCTCCATGTTCGGTCCAATCGAACGGGCCATTGTCATTGTCGATGACCGTGGCAGGCCAACTGGGAAGGGCATTGTGGAGTTTGCCAACAAACCGTCTGCCAGAAAAGCTCTGGACCGTTGCGGAGATGGAGCATTTCTTCTCACTGC ATTCCCCCGGCCTGTTACTGTTGAGCCGATGGAGCAGCTCGATGAGGATGAGGGACTTCCTGAGAGACTTATTAATAAAAACCCACTATATCACAA AGAGCGTGAGCAGCCACCCCGATTCGCCCAGCCAGGTTCATTTGAGTATGAGTATGCGATGCGCTGGAAGGCCTTAATGGAAATGGAAAAGCAGCAGTTCGAACAGGTTGATCGAAACATCAAAGAGGCTCAAGAGAAGCTGGAGACCGAAATGGAAGCAGCACGACATGAGCACCAAGTCATGCTGATGAGACAAG ATCTCTTGCGCAGACAGGAAGAGTTGAGGAGAATGGAGGAGGCTCACAGCCAGGAGGTGCAGAAACGGAAACAGATGGAGCTGCGTCAGGAAGAGGAGCGACGGAGGAGAGAGGAGGAGCTCCGTGCCCACTCCGAGGACCTGATGAGGAGGCAGCAGGGGCAGGGAGGAAACTTCTCTGAGAAA AGGGATCCAGACATGAGGATGCAAATGGGAG GTCAGGGAATGGCTATGAACAGGAGCCCGATGGGTGGAAATCCCACAGCCGCAGGAACTGCCGGCATGGCTTCCAGTGAG GGGTCTGCCGGTAATCCAGGTGGTCTCCCTCTTCCTTTCCCTCGTTCTGGACCTATGGACTTTGGGCCCAACAAACGCCGCAGATTCTGA